TGCTGATTGCTCTCGAAATCAGCCGACAACTGATCATGACCCTGCTCACCATGATCATGCGCACCCTCACCGGATACTGATTGCCTTTGCCATGGATTTCCTGACCGTCAGCGCTAATGGTGTGATTATCGCCCTGCACGTGCAGCCGCGCGCCAGCAAAAACGAAATCATCGGTGTGTACGGCGGTGAGATCAAGGTGCACCTGACCTCACCGCCGGTCGACGGTGCGGCCAACAAGCTCTGCCGTGAATTCATCGCCAAACGGATGAGGGTTGCCAAAAGCAACGTAGAGGTGGTGGCGGGGGAAAAATCACGGCACAAGCGCGTGTTGGT
Above is a window of Desulfuromonadaceae bacterium DNA encoding:
- a CDS encoding DUF167 domain-containing protein; this translates as MDFLTVSANGVIIALHVQPRASKNEIIGVYGGEIKVHLTSPPVDGAANKLCREFIAKRMRVAKSNVEVVAGEKSRHKRVLVRGVTLAEVVARLADDCG